A genomic window from Silene latifolia isolate original U9 population chromosome 11, ASM4854445v1, whole genome shotgun sequence includes:
- the LOC141611178 gene encoding G-type lectin S-receptor-like serine/threonine-protein kinase At4g27290 isoform X6, whose amino-acid sequence MKLGKDLVTGFERFLTSWKSSDDPSPGSYMYRIDPHGYPQPFLYKDSVVQFREGPWDGVWFSGTAQSPDAVPETYKFIFNEKEISYSYELVNTSAITYRYLYPYGILQRLEWSNLTQGWSTLFTKPNDKCDTYGICGAYATCNVADSPQCQCMKGFVPKSPKDWNAGSWAGGCVRGETLNCSIHNGFFKIPNVKVPDTRNSWYNTTMTLNECSQKCLHNCSCVAYSNLDVTNGGIGCLLWFDALIDVKVFSGSGQNLYVRVTSSASGDRKVRVWIAVSVTLLVVIFLCGGIALIVWKRWKRRPNREGMNGEEQINNSNCTKGESELPVYAFDVIAHATNFFSHQNKLGEGGFGPVFKGVLSDGREVAVKRLSHDSRQGLNEFKNEILFIAKLQHRNLVKLMGYCIEADERMLIYEYMPNKSLDYFIFDQSSSELLDWPKRLDIINGIARGLVYLHQDSRLRIVHRDLKASNILLDSEMNPKISDFGLARTFDGVEDEARTKRVVGTYGYMPPEYTIDGVFSVKSDVYSFGVLVLEIVSGQRNRGFNHHDHHHNLLGHAWILFKEGEAYDVVDPLIRNASYVSEMQRAVHIGLLCVQQHPEERPSMPQVAVMLSSDGELPEPKEPGFYAGRNVVPRELVSSKTDTISSNNEITITSLDPR is encoded by the exons ATGAAGTTGGGCAAAGACCTTGTCACTGGGTTTGAGAGGTTTTTGACTTCTTGGAAGAGTAGTGACGATCCTTCTCCTGGCAGTTACATGTACCGAATTGATCCCCATGGATACCCGCAACCTTTCCTCTATAAAGATTCTGTTGTACAGTTTAGAGAAGGTCCATGGGATGGGGTATGGTTTTCTGGAACTGCTCAATCACCAGATGCAGTTCCGGAAACATACAAGTTTATATTCAATGAAAAGGAGATTTCCTATAGCTATGAGCTTGTTAACACCTCTGCCATAACTTATAGATATTTGTACCCGTATGGAATTCTTCAACGCCTTGAATGGAGTAATCTTACCCAAGGATGGTCTACCCTTTTTACGAAACCAAACGATAAGTGTGACACATACGGGATCTGTGGTGCATATGCAACCTGTAATGTTGCAGATTCACCTCAGTGTCAGTGCATGAAAGGGTTTGTCCCAAAATCACCGAAAGATTGGAATGCCGGGTCTTGGGCAGGTGGGTGTGTTCGGGGCGAAACATTGAACTGCAGCATTCATAATGGATTTTTTAAGATCCCTAATGTTAAAGTTCCTGACACTAGAAACTCCTGGTATAACACAACCATGACCCTTAATGAATGTTCCCAGAAATGCCTGCATAACTGTTCCTGTGTCGCGTATTCTAATTTAGATGTTACAAATGGTGGGATTGGGTGTTTGTTGTGGTTTGATGCTCTGATCGATGTGAAAGTCTTCTCTGGATCCGGACAAAATCTCTACGTAAGGGTGACTTCTTCTGCATCAG GTGACAGGAAAGTACGAGTTTGGATAGCTGTTAGTGTCACTTTGTTAGTTGTGATATTCCTTTGTGGAGGCATAGCTTTGATTGTATGGAAGAGGTGGAAGCGGAGGCCTAACAGAGAAGGTATGAACGGAgaagaacaaatcaataataGTAACTGCACAAAAGGAGAGTCTGAGCTGCCAGTATATGCCTTCGATGTGATAGCTCACGCTACCAATTTTTTCTCACATCAAAACAAGCTTGGAGAGGGTGGCTTCGGACCTGTATTCAAG GGTGTTCTGAGTGATGGAAGAGAGGTAGCAGTGAAAAGGCTTTCGCATGATTCAAGACAAGGGCTGAATGAATTCAAGAATGAGATTTTATTTATTGCGAAGCTTCAACACAGGAATCTTGTAAAGCTTATGGGATATTGCATTGAAGCAGACGAACGAATGCTGATCTATGAGTACATGCCCAACAAGAGCTTGGACTACTTTATTTTCG ATCAATCAAGCAGTGAGTTGCTGGATTGGCCGAAGCGTTTAGACATCATCAATGGAATCGCTCGTGGGCTTGTTTATCTTCATCAAGATTCTAGGTTGAGAATTGTTCATCGAGATCTCAAGGCCAGTAATATACTGCTAGATTCTGAGATGAACCCCAAAATTTCAGATTTTGGGTTGGCCAGAACATTTGATGGGGTAGAAGATGAGGCAAGGACAAAGCGAGTCGTAGGAACATA TGGTTACATGCCTCCAGAGTATACTATTGATGGTGTATTCTCAGTGAAGTCTGATGTCTACAGCTTCGGAGTTTTGGTACTAGAAATTGTTAGCGGCCAAAGAAATAGAGGATTTAACCATCATGATCACCATCACAACCTTCTTGGACAT GCATGGATTCTTTTCAAAGAAGGTGAAGCATACGATGTGGTCGATCCATTAATAAGGAATGCATCCTATGTATCCGAAATGCAGAGAGCAGTTCACATTGGACTGCTATGTGTGCAGCAACATCCAGAAGAGAGGCCAAGCATGCCACAAGTTGCTGTCATGCTAAGTAGTGATGGCGAATTGCCTGAACCTAAAGAACCTGGCTTCTACGCCGGAAGGAATGTTGTGCCAAGAGAGTTAGTTTCAAGTAAAACCGATACAATAAGTTCAAATAATGAAATTACTATAACATCACTAGATCCTAGATAG
- the LOC141611178 gene encoding G-type lectin S-receptor-like serine/threonine-protein kinase At4g27290 isoform X7, with product MEMAVDILSQAQALRDGDTLVSSGGNFELGFFSPGSNSRKYVGIWFSNISARTVVWVANREIPLLGSSGVLQITNKSVLILASGKGDVLWSTNSSRSVRKPIAQLLDSGNLVVRDENEENPGNFLWQSFDYPCDSELPGMKLGKDLGKLGDWKTRVWIAVSITLSAVTLIFLCGGVALIKRKRRRQRVKTEEGKFSISKCRKGQWERPLYAFNVIARATNDFSHRNKLGEGGYGPVYKGVLYDGQEIAVKRLSKESRQGLEEFKNEILSITKLQHKNLVKHLGSCVDADERMLIYEYMPNKSLDSFIFDQSSSELLDWPKRLHIIKGIADGLVYLHENSRLKIVHRDLKASNVLLDSEMNPKISDFGLAKTFDGVAEEGRTKRVIGTYGYMPPEYAYDGLFSVKSDVYSFGVLVLEIVSGQKNRGFKHQDHHHNLLGHTWILFKEGVLLDVVDPLIKNASYALEMKRAIHIGLLCVQQHLDDRPSMLQVTVMLSSDCELPEPKEPGFYVPREFVSIRNTAFSNNEMTISNLYPR from the exons ATGGAAATGG CTGTGGACATACTTTCTCAAGCACAAGCCCTACGTGACGGAGACACATTAGTTTCTTCTGGTGGAAACTTTGAGCTTGGATTTTTCAGTCCTGGAAGTAACTCAAGAAAATATGTTGGCATTTGGTTCAGTAATATCTCTGCAAGAACTGTTGTTTGGGTTGCAAACCGAGAAATCCCGCTTCTTGGTTCATCTGGTGTTCTTCAGATTACCAACAAGTCTGTTCTTATACTTGCCAGTGGAAAAGGGGATGTTCTTTGGTCTACTAATTCATCAAGATCAGTACGGAAACCAATTGCGCAGCTTTTGGACTCAGGAAACCTTGTCGTTCGAGATGAGAATGAAGAAAACCCTGGTAATTTCTTGTGGCAAAGTTTCGATTATCCCTGTGATTCAGAGTTACCAGGAATGAAGTTGGGTAAAGATCTTGGAAAATTAGGTGATTGGAAAACGCGAGTTTGGATTGCAGTTAGCATCACTTTATCAGCTGTGACTTTGATATTCCTTTGTGGAGGCGTAGCTTTGATTAAACGGAAGAGGCGGAGGCAGAGGGTGAAAACAGAAG AAGGAAAGTTCAGTATTAGTAAATGCAGAAAGGGGCAGTGGGAGCGGCCATTATATGCCTTCAATGTGATAGCTCGTGCTACCAATGATTTCTCACATCGAAACAAGCTTGGAGAGGGTGGCTACGGACCTGTCTACAAG GGTGTACTGTATGATGGGCAAGAAATAGCAGTGAAAAGGCTTTCGAAGGAATCAAGACAAGGGCTGGAGGAATTCAAGAATGAGATTTTATCTATTACAAAGCTTCAGCACAAGAACCTTGTAAAACATCTGGGATCTTGCGTAGATGCAGACGAACGAATGCTGATCTATGAGTACATGCCCAACAAAAGTTTGGACTCCTTTATCTTCG ATCAATCTAGCAGCGAGTTACTGGATTGGCCGAAGCGTCTACACATCATCAAGGGAATAGCTGATGGACTTGTTTATCTTCATGAAAATTCTAGGTTGAAAATCGTTCACCGAGATCTCAAGGCCAGCAATGTCTTGCTTGATTCCGAAATGAACCCCAAAATTTCAGATTTCGGGTTAGCTAAAACGTTTGATGGGGTAGCAGAGGAAGGACGGACAAAGCGTGTAATCGGAACATA CGGCTACATGCCTCCAGAGTATGCTTATGACGGATTATTCTCAGTGAAGTCTGATGTCTATAGCTTCGGAGTTTTGGTGCTTGAGATTGTTAGCGGCCAAAAAAATAGAGGATTTAAGCATCAAGACCACCATCACAACCTTCTTGGACAT ACATGGATTCTGTTCAAAGAAGGCGTACTACTTGATGTCGTCGATCCATTAATAAAGAATGCATCCTATGCCTTGGAAATGAAGAGAGCAATTCACATCGGACTGCTATGTGTTCAGCAACATCTGGACGACAGACCAAGCATGCTACAAGTTACTGTCATGCTAAGTAGTGACTGTGAATTGCCTGAACCTAAAGAACCCGGTTTTTACGTGCCAAGAGAGTTCGTTTCAATCAGGAACACAGCATTTTCAAATAATGAAATGACTATATCAAACCTATATCCTAGGTAA
- the LOC141611178 gene encoding G-type lectin S-receptor-like serine/threonine-protein kinase At4g27290 isoform X3: protein MNTALRGLLMITLSFLFLMFMTSAALDIISPTQSLRDGDTLVSSGGNFELGYFSPGSSSRRYVGIWFSNVSAKTVVWVANREIPLLNSSGLLQIVNESVVTLVNGNGDVLWSTNSSRSVQKPIAQLLDSGNFIVRDENDENPDNFLWQSFDYPCDSELPGMKLGKDLVTGFERFLTSWKSSDDPSPGSYMYRIDPHGYPQPFLYKDSVVQFREGPWDGVWFSGTAQSPDAVPETYKFIFNEKEISYSYELVNTSAITYRYLYPYGILQRLEWSNLTQGWSTLFTKPNDKCDTYGICGAYATCNVADSPQCQCMKGFVPKSPKDWNAGSWAGGCVRGETLNCSIHNGFFKIPNVKVPDTRNSWYNTTMTLNECSQKCLHNCSCVAYSNLDVTNGGIGCLLWFDALIDVKVFSGSGQNLYVRVTSSASGDRKVRVWIAVSVTLLVVIFLCGGIALIVWKRWKRRPNREGMNGEEQINNSNCTKGESELPVYAFDVIAHATNFFSHQNKLGEGGFGPVFKGVLSDGREVAVKRLSHDSRQGLNEFKNEILFIAKLQHRNLVKLMGYCIEADERMLIYEYMPNKSLDYFIFELADQSSSELLDWPKRLDIINGIARGLVYLHQDSRLRIVHRDLKASNILLDSEMNPKISDFGLARTFDGVEDEARTKRVVGTYGYMPPEYAYDGLFSVKSDVYSFGVLVLEIVSGQKNRGFKHQDHHHNLLGHTWILFKEGVLLDVVDPLIKNASYALEMKRAIHIGLLCVQQHLDDRPSMLQVTVMLSSDCELPEPKEPGFYVPREFVSIRNTAFSNNEMTISNLYPR, encoded by the exons ATGAACACAGCTTTACGTGGTTTGCTGATGATTACACTGTCTTTCTTGTTTTTGATGTTCATGACCTCCGCAGCTCTGGACATAATATCTCCAACACAGTCCCTCCGTGATGGAGATACCTTAGTTTCTTCAGGCGGAAACTTTGAGCTTGGATATTTCAGCCCTGGGAGTAGCTCCAGGAGATATGTGGGAATTTGGTTCAGTAATGTCTCTGCAAAAACTGTTGTTTGGGTTGCAAATCGAGAAATCCCGCTTCTTAATTCATCTGGTTTGCTTCAGATTGTCAATGAGTCTGTTGTTACGCTTGTCAATGGAAACGGGGATGTCCTTTGGTCTACAAATTCGTCGAGATCAGTACAAAAACCAATTGCACAACTTTTGGACTCGGGAAACTTTATTGTTCGAGATGAGAATGATGAAAACCCTGATAATTTCTTGTGGCAGAGTTTTGATTACCCATGTGATTCAGAGTTACCAGGAATGAAGTTGGGCAAAGACCTTGTCACTGGGTTTGAGAGGTTTTTGACTTCTTGGAAGAGTAGTGACGATCCTTCTCCTGGCAGTTACATGTACCGAATTGATCCCCATGGATACCCGCAACCTTTCCTCTATAAAGATTCTGTTGTACAGTTTAGAGAAGGTCCATGGGATGGGGTATGGTTTTCTGGAACTGCTCAATCACCAGATGCAGTTCCGGAAACATACAAGTTTATATTCAATGAAAAGGAGATTTCCTATAGCTATGAGCTTGTTAACACCTCTGCCATAACTTATAGATATTTGTACCCGTATGGAATTCTTCAACGCCTTGAATGGAGTAATCTTACCCAAGGATGGTCTACCCTTTTTACGAAACCAAACGATAAGTGTGACACATACGGGATCTGTGGTGCATATGCAACCTGTAATGTTGCAGATTCACCTCAGTGTCAGTGCATGAAAGGGTTTGTCCCAAAATCACCGAAAGATTGGAATGCCGGGTCTTGGGCAGGTGGGTGTGTTCGGGGCGAAACATTGAACTGCAGCATTCATAATGGATTTTTTAAGATCCCTAATGTTAAAGTTCCTGACACTAGAAACTCCTGGTATAACACAACCATGACCCTTAATGAATGTTCCCAGAAATGCCTGCATAACTGTTCCTGTGTCGCGTATTCTAATTTAGATGTTACAAATGGTGGGATTGGGTGTTTGTTGTGGTTTGATGCTCTGATCGATGTGAAAGTCTTCTCTGGATCCGGACAAAATCTCTACGTAAGGGTGACTTCTTCTGCATCAG GTGACAGGAAAGTACGAGTTTGGATAGCTGTTAGTGTCACTTTGTTAGTTGTGATATTCCTTTGTGGAGGCATAGCTTTGATTGTATGGAAGAGGTGGAAGCGGAGGCCTAACAGAGAAGGTATGAACGGAgaagaacaaatcaataataGTAACTGCACAAAAGGAGAGTCTGAGCTGCCAGTATATGCCTTCGATGTGATAGCTCACGCTACCAATTTTTTCTCACATCAAAACAAGCTTGGAGAGGGTGGCTTCGGACCTGTATTCAAG GGTGTTCTGAGTGATGGAAGAGAGGTAGCAGTGAAAAGGCTTTCGCATGATTCAAGACAAGGGCTGAATGAATTCAAGAATGAGATTTTATTTATTGCGAAGCTTCAACACAGGAATCTTGTAAAGCTTATGGGATATTGCATTGAAGCAGACGAACGAATGCTGATCTATGAGTACATGCCCAACAAGAGCTTGGACTACTTTATTTTCG AACTTGCAGATCAATCAAGCAGTGAGTTGCTGGATTGGCCGAAGCGTTTAGACATCATCAATGGAATCGCTCGTGGGCTTGTTTATCTTCATCAAGATTCTAGGTTGAGAATTGTTCATCGAGATCTCAAGGCCAGTAATATACTGCTAGATTCTGAGATGAACCCCAAAATTTCAGATTTTGGGTTGGCCAGAACATTTGATGGGGTAGAAGATGAGGCAAGGACAAAGCGAGTCGTAGGAACATA CGGCTACATGCCTCCAGAGTATGCTTATGACGGATTATTCTCAGTGAAGTCTGATGTCTATAGCTTCGGAGTTTTGGTGCTTGAGATTGTTAGCGGCCAAAAAAATAGAGGATTTAAGCATCAAGACCACCATCACAACCTTCTTGGACAT ACATGGATTCTGTTCAAAGAAGGCGTACTACTTGATGTCGTCGATCCATTAATAAAGAATGCATCCTATGCCTTGGAAATGAAGAGAGCAATTCACATCGGACTGCTATGTGTTCAGCAACATCTGGACGACAGACCAAGCATGCTACAAGTTACTGTCATGCTAAGTAGTGACTGTGAATTGCCTGAACCTAAAGAACCCGGTTTTTACGTGCCAAGAGAGTTCGTTTCAATCAGGAACACAGCATTTTCAAATAATGAAATGACTATATCAAACCTATATCCTAGGTAA
- the LOC141611178 gene encoding G-type lectin S-receptor-like serine/threonine-protein kinase At4g27290 isoform X5 translates to MKLGKDLVTGFERFLTSWKSSDDPSPGSYMYRIDPHGYPQPFLYKDSVVQFREGPWDGVWFSGTAQSPDAVPETYKFIFNEKEISYSYELVNTSAITYRYLYPYGILQRLEWSNLTQGWSTLFTKPNDKCDTYGICGAYATCNVADSPQCQCMKGFVPKSPKDWNAGSWAGGCVRGETLNCSIHNGFFKIPNVKVPDTRNSWYNTTMTLNECSQKCLHNCSCVAYSNLDVTNGGIGCLLWFDALIDVKVFSGSGQNLYVRVTSSASGDRKVRVWIAVSVTLLVVIFLCGGIALIVWKRWKRRPNREGMNGEEQINNSNCTKGESELPVYAFDVIAHATNFFSHQNKLGEGGFGPVFKGVLSDGREVAVKRLSHDSRQGLNEFKNEILFIAKLQHRNLVKLMGYCIEADERMLIYEYMPNKSLDYFIFELADQSSSELLDWPKRLDIINGIARGLVYLHQDSRLRIVHRDLKASNILLDSEMNPKISDFGLARTFDGVEDEARTKRVVGTYGYMPPEYTIDGVFSVKSDVYSFGVLVLEIVSGQRNRGFNHHDHHHNLLGHAWILFKEGEAYDVVDPLIRNASYVSEMQRAVHIGLLCVQQHPEERPSMPQVAVMLSSDGELPEPKEPGFYAGRNVVPRELVSSKTDTISSNNEITITSLDPR, encoded by the exons ATGAAGTTGGGCAAAGACCTTGTCACTGGGTTTGAGAGGTTTTTGACTTCTTGGAAGAGTAGTGACGATCCTTCTCCTGGCAGTTACATGTACCGAATTGATCCCCATGGATACCCGCAACCTTTCCTCTATAAAGATTCTGTTGTACAGTTTAGAGAAGGTCCATGGGATGGGGTATGGTTTTCTGGAACTGCTCAATCACCAGATGCAGTTCCGGAAACATACAAGTTTATATTCAATGAAAAGGAGATTTCCTATAGCTATGAGCTTGTTAACACCTCTGCCATAACTTATAGATATTTGTACCCGTATGGAATTCTTCAACGCCTTGAATGGAGTAATCTTACCCAAGGATGGTCTACCCTTTTTACGAAACCAAACGATAAGTGTGACACATACGGGATCTGTGGTGCATATGCAACCTGTAATGTTGCAGATTCACCTCAGTGTCAGTGCATGAAAGGGTTTGTCCCAAAATCACCGAAAGATTGGAATGCCGGGTCTTGGGCAGGTGGGTGTGTTCGGGGCGAAACATTGAACTGCAGCATTCATAATGGATTTTTTAAGATCCCTAATGTTAAAGTTCCTGACACTAGAAACTCCTGGTATAACACAACCATGACCCTTAATGAATGTTCCCAGAAATGCCTGCATAACTGTTCCTGTGTCGCGTATTCTAATTTAGATGTTACAAATGGTGGGATTGGGTGTTTGTTGTGGTTTGATGCTCTGATCGATGTGAAAGTCTTCTCTGGATCCGGACAAAATCTCTACGTAAGGGTGACTTCTTCTGCATCAG GTGACAGGAAAGTACGAGTTTGGATAGCTGTTAGTGTCACTTTGTTAGTTGTGATATTCCTTTGTGGAGGCATAGCTTTGATTGTATGGAAGAGGTGGAAGCGGAGGCCTAACAGAGAAGGTATGAACGGAgaagaacaaatcaataataGTAACTGCACAAAAGGAGAGTCTGAGCTGCCAGTATATGCCTTCGATGTGATAGCTCACGCTACCAATTTTTTCTCACATCAAAACAAGCTTGGAGAGGGTGGCTTCGGACCTGTATTCAAG GGTGTTCTGAGTGATGGAAGAGAGGTAGCAGTGAAAAGGCTTTCGCATGATTCAAGACAAGGGCTGAATGAATTCAAGAATGAGATTTTATTTATTGCGAAGCTTCAACACAGGAATCTTGTAAAGCTTATGGGATATTGCATTGAAGCAGACGAACGAATGCTGATCTATGAGTACATGCCCAACAAGAGCTTGGACTACTTTATTTTCG AACTTGCAGATCAATCAAGCAGTGAGTTGCTGGATTGGCCGAAGCGTTTAGACATCATCAATGGAATCGCTCGTGGGCTTGTTTATCTTCATCAAGATTCTAGGTTGAGAATTGTTCATCGAGATCTCAAGGCCAGTAATATACTGCTAGATTCTGAGATGAACCCCAAAATTTCAGATTTTGGGTTGGCCAGAACATTTGATGGGGTAGAAGATGAGGCAAGGACAAAGCGAGTCGTAGGAACATA TGGTTACATGCCTCCAGAGTATACTATTGATGGTGTATTCTCAGTGAAGTCTGATGTCTACAGCTTCGGAGTTTTGGTACTAGAAATTGTTAGCGGCCAAAGAAATAGAGGATTTAACCATCATGATCACCATCACAACCTTCTTGGACAT GCATGGATTCTTTTCAAAGAAGGTGAAGCATACGATGTGGTCGATCCATTAATAAGGAATGCATCCTATGTATCCGAAATGCAGAGAGCAGTTCACATTGGACTGCTATGTGTGCAGCAACATCCAGAAGAGAGGCCAAGCATGCCACAAGTTGCTGTCATGCTAAGTAGTGATGGCGAATTGCCTGAACCTAAAGAACCTGGCTTCTACGCCGGAAGGAATGTTGTGCCAAGAGAGTTAGTTTCAAGTAAAACCGATACAATAAGTTCAAATAATGAAATTACTATAACATCACTAGATCCTAGATAG
- the LOC141611178 gene encoding G-type lectin S-receptor-like serine/threonine-protein kinase At4g27290 isoform X4: protein MNTALRGLLMITLSFLFLMFMTSAALDIISPTQSLRDGDTLVSSGGNFELGYFSPGSSSRRYVGIWFSNVSAKTVVWVANREIPLLNSSGLLQIVNESVVTLVNGNGDVLWSTNSSRSVQKPIAQLLDSGNFIVRDENDENPDNFLWQSFDYPCDSELPGMKLGKDLVTGFERFLTSWKSSDDPSPGSYMYRIDPHGYPQPFLYKDSVVQFREGPWDGVWFSGTAQSPDAVPETYKFIFNEKEISYSYELVNTSAITYRYLYPYGILQRLEWSNLTQGWSTLFTKPNDKCDTYGICGAYATCNVADSPQCQCMKGFVPKSPKDWNAGSWAGGCVRGETLNCSIHNGFFKIPNVKVPDTRNSWYNTTMTLNECSQKCLHNCSCVAYSNLDVTNGGIGCLLWFDALIDVKVFSGSGQNLYVRVTSSASGDRKVRVWIAVSVTLLVVIFLCGGIALIVWKRWKRRPNREGMNGEEQINNSNCTKGESELPVYAFDVIAHATNFFSHQNKLGEGGFGPVFKGVLSDGREVAVKRLSHDSRQGLNEFKNEILFIAKLQHRNLVKLMGYCIEADERMLIYEYMPNKSLDYFIFDQSSSELLDWPKRLDIINGIARGLVYLHQDSRLRIVHRDLKASNILLDSEMNPKISDFGLARTFDGVEDEARTKRVVGTYGYMPPEYAYDGLFSVKSDVYSFGVLVLEIVSGQKNRGFKHQDHHHNLLGHTWILFKEGVLLDVVDPLIKNASYALEMKRAIHIGLLCVQQHLDDRPSMLQVTVMLSSDCELPEPKEPGFYVPREFVSIRNTAFSNNEMTISNLYPR from the exons ATGAACACAGCTTTACGTGGTTTGCTGATGATTACACTGTCTTTCTTGTTTTTGATGTTCATGACCTCCGCAGCTCTGGACATAATATCTCCAACACAGTCCCTCCGTGATGGAGATACCTTAGTTTCTTCAGGCGGAAACTTTGAGCTTGGATATTTCAGCCCTGGGAGTAGCTCCAGGAGATATGTGGGAATTTGGTTCAGTAATGTCTCTGCAAAAACTGTTGTTTGGGTTGCAAATCGAGAAATCCCGCTTCTTAATTCATCTGGTTTGCTTCAGATTGTCAATGAGTCTGTTGTTACGCTTGTCAATGGAAACGGGGATGTCCTTTGGTCTACAAATTCGTCGAGATCAGTACAAAAACCAATTGCACAACTTTTGGACTCGGGAAACTTTATTGTTCGAGATGAGAATGATGAAAACCCTGATAATTTCTTGTGGCAGAGTTTTGATTACCCATGTGATTCAGAGTTACCAGGAATGAAGTTGGGCAAAGACCTTGTCACTGGGTTTGAGAGGTTTTTGACTTCTTGGAAGAGTAGTGACGATCCTTCTCCTGGCAGTTACATGTACCGAATTGATCCCCATGGATACCCGCAACCTTTCCTCTATAAAGATTCTGTTGTACAGTTTAGAGAAGGTCCATGGGATGGGGTATGGTTTTCTGGAACTGCTCAATCACCAGATGCAGTTCCGGAAACATACAAGTTTATATTCAATGAAAAGGAGATTTCCTATAGCTATGAGCTTGTTAACACCTCTGCCATAACTTATAGATATTTGTACCCGTATGGAATTCTTCAACGCCTTGAATGGAGTAATCTTACCCAAGGATGGTCTACCCTTTTTACGAAACCAAACGATAAGTGTGACACATACGGGATCTGTGGTGCATATGCAACCTGTAATGTTGCAGATTCACCTCAGTGTCAGTGCATGAAAGGGTTTGTCCCAAAATCACCGAAAGATTGGAATGCCGGGTCTTGGGCAGGTGGGTGTGTTCGGGGCGAAACATTGAACTGCAGCATTCATAATGGATTTTTTAAGATCCCTAATGTTAAAGTTCCTGACACTAGAAACTCCTGGTATAACACAACCATGACCCTTAATGAATGTTCCCAGAAATGCCTGCATAACTGTTCCTGTGTCGCGTATTCTAATTTAGATGTTACAAATGGTGGGATTGGGTGTTTGTTGTGGTTTGATGCTCTGATCGATGTGAAAGTCTTCTCTGGATCCGGACAAAATCTCTACGTAAGGGTGACTTCTTCTGCATCAG GTGACAGGAAAGTACGAGTTTGGATAGCTGTTAGTGTCACTTTGTTAGTTGTGATATTCCTTTGTGGAGGCATAGCTTTGATTGTATGGAAGAGGTGGAAGCGGAGGCCTAACAGAGAAGGTATGAACGGAgaagaacaaatcaataataGTAACTGCACAAAAGGAGAGTCTGAGCTGCCAGTATATGCCTTCGATGTGATAGCTCACGCTACCAATTTTTTCTCACATCAAAACAAGCTTGGAGAGGGTGGCTTCGGACCTGTATTCAAG GGTGTTCTGAGTGATGGAAGAGAGGTAGCAGTGAAAAGGCTTTCGCATGATTCAAGACAAGGGCTGAATGAATTCAAGAATGAGATTTTATTTATTGCGAAGCTTCAACACAGGAATCTTGTAAAGCTTATGGGATATTGCATTGAAGCAGACGAACGAATGCTGATCTATGAGTACATGCCCAACAAGAGCTTGGACTACTTTATTTTCG ATCAATCAAGCAGTGAGTTGCTGGATTGGCCGAAGCGTTTAGACATCATCAATGGAATCGCTCGTGGGCTTGTTTATCTTCATCAAGATTCTAGGTTGAGAATTGTTCATCGAGATCTCAAGGCCAGTAATATACTGCTAGATTCTGAGATGAACCCCAAAATTTCAGATTTTGGGTTGGCCAGAACATTTGATGGGGTAGAAGATGAGGCAAGGACAAAGCGAGTCGTAGGAACATA CGGCTACATGCCTCCAGAGTATGCTTATGACGGATTATTCTCAGTGAAGTCTGATGTCTATAGCTTCGGAGTTTTGGTGCTTGAGATTGTTAGCGGCCAAAAAAATAGAGGATTTAAGCATCAAGACCACCATCACAACCTTCTTGGACAT ACATGGATTCTGTTCAAAGAAGGCGTACTACTTGATGTCGTCGATCCATTAATAAAGAATGCATCCTATGCCTTGGAAATGAAGAGAGCAATTCACATCGGACTGCTATGTGTTCAGCAACATCTGGACGACAGACCAAGCATGCTACAAGTTACTGTCATGCTAAGTAGTGACTGTGAATTGCCTGAACCTAAAGAACCCGGTTTTTACGTGCCAAGAGAGTTCGTTTCAATCAGGAACACAGCATTTTCAAATAATGAAATGACTATATCAAACCTATATCCTAGGTAA